A single window of Intrasporangium calvum DSM 43043 DNA harbors:
- the pepN gene encoding aminopeptidase N yields MRSLTLAEARERAELIAVTSYAVELDLDRGDQVFGSVSSITFTCGSPGADSWVDVKARSVEGATLNGVRLDPAGIRDGRLPLPGLAADNHLVVRSTMGYSHDGQGLHRATDPADRRDYVYGHLFLDAAPTVYACFDQPDLKAPYDVTVRAPQDWVVLGNGAASQVAPGRWELATTKPLATYFVTVCAGPYVSVLAEHDGIPLGLHARASLREPLERHAGQLFEVTRQSFDYFHGLFGIRYPFGEYHQVFVPEFNAGAMENPGCVTLRDQYLFRGAATRDELLSRANTVSHEMSHMWFGDLVTMRWWDDLWLNESFAEYMSHRCLVDATEYSDAWVDSSIVRKVWGYGAERSPSTHPVAGVAALDAQSALQNFDGISYAKGAAVLRQLISFVGDDAFLDGVRAYLRDTSHGNGTLADFLGAIERASGRDLGPWSDGWLLTAGRDSVSVELVTGPSGGSAGDPLTGESAAPAVVTSARLLRVPPADHPADRPHALDVAGWRDGVEVVRVTVTVTDDRTPLGDLLGATAPAVLVPNAGDLTWARVRLDDATLDGLPAQLGRVPDAQARAVVWSALIDGVHGAEVSPSTFLDVFAATWTTEANASILARMALYAEHRIVPHFVPRVAQAAALARLADSARELLGRAEEGTTRSLAAARLLAGTSDDETLLRAWAGGSGLPHGLEDDGDFRWIVVRNLAARGLIGASAVDAYRAKDDTLQGGLNALMCRAALPAPAAKAWAWEQLTGRHGRSNYEMVHLARGLWMSPDDALVAGYVDRFFRDVPAMSGWVGEDALSRVVLAAFPKIFTAETGVRSSAALRREDLTPGVRRSLVDADAELREALASRAAFATDFRTPVS; encoded by the coding sequence ATGCGTAGTCTCACCCTGGCCGAGGCCCGCGAGCGGGCCGAGCTCATCGCCGTGACGTCGTATGCCGTCGAGCTCGACCTCGACCGAGGCGACCAGGTCTTCGGCTCGGTCTCGAGCATCACGTTCACGTGCGGCTCGCCGGGTGCCGACAGCTGGGTCGACGTCAAGGCCCGGTCCGTGGAGGGGGCGACCCTGAACGGGGTGCGGCTCGACCCCGCGGGGATCCGCGACGGCCGGTTGCCGCTTCCGGGGCTCGCGGCGGACAACCACCTCGTGGTGCGCTCGACGATGGGCTACAGCCACGACGGCCAGGGGCTGCACCGGGCGACCGACCCCGCGGACCGGCGCGACTACGTCTACGGCCACCTGTTCCTCGACGCCGCGCCGACGGTCTACGCCTGCTTCGACCAGCCGGACCTCAAGGCCCCCTACGACGTCACGGTGCGAGCACCGCAGGACTGGGTCGTCCTCGGCAACGGCGCGGCGAGTCAGGTCGCCCCGGGGCGGTGGGAGCTGGCGACGACGAAGCCGCTGGCGACCTATTTCGTCACCGTCTGCGCCGGGCCGTACGTCTCCGTGCTGGCCGAGCACGATGGCATCCCCCTCGGCCTCCACGCCAGGGCGTCCCTCCGGGAGCCGCTCGAGCGCCACGCCGGGCAGCTGTTCGAGGTGACGCGGCAGTCGTTCGACTACTTCCACGGACTCTTCGGCATCCGCTACCCGTTCGGCGAGTACCACCAGGTCTTCGTCCCCGAGTTCAACGCCGGCGCGATGGAGAACCCGGGCTGCGTCACCCTGCGCGACCAGTACCTCTTCCGCGGTGCCGCCACGAGGGACGAGCTGCTGAGCCGGGCCAACACCGTGAGCCACGAGATGTCCCACATGTGGTTCGGCGACCTCGTGACGATGCGGTGGTGGGACGACCTGTGGCTCAACGAGTCCTTCGCCGAGTACATGTCGCACCGGTGTCTCGTCGACGCGACCGAGTATTCCGACGCCTGGGTCGACTCGTCGATCGTGCGCAAGGTGTGGGGCTACGGCGCGGAGCGGTCCCCGTCCACGCACCCGGTCGCCGGTGTGGCGGCGCTCGACGCCCAGAGCGCCCTGCAGAACTTCGACGGCATCTCCTACGCGAAGGGCGCGGCGGTGCTGCGCCAGCTCATCTCGTTCGTCGGTGACGACGCCTTCCTCGACGGCGTGCGGGCCTACCTGAGGGACACGTCCCACGGCAACGGCACACTCGCCGACTTCCTCGGCGCGATCGAGCGGGCGAGCGGGCGCGACCTCGGGCCGTGGTCCGACGGCTGGCTCCTGACCGCGGGCCGAGACAGCGTCTCAGTCGAGCTCGTGACAGGCCCCTCCGGGGGGTCCGCGGGCGACCCCTTGACCGGGGAGAGCGCCGCCCCGGCGGTGGTGACCTCCGCACGGCTGCTCCGCGTGCCGCCTGCGGACCACCCGGCAGACCGGCCGCACGCCCTCGATGTCGCGGGGTGGCGGGACGGCGTCGAGGTGGTGCGGGTGACGGTGACGGTGACCGACGACCGCACGCCGCTCGGCGACCTCCTGGGGGCCACCGCACCGGCCGTCCTCGTGCCCAACGCCGGAGACCTCACGTGGGCCCGGGTGCGGCTCGACGACGCGACGCTCGACGGGTTGCCGGCCCAGCTGGGCCGGGTCCCCGATGCCCAGGCCCGCGCAGTGGTCTGGTCGGCTCTCATCGACGGCGTGCACGGGGCGGAGGTGTCGCCGTCGACCTTCCTCGACGTCTTCGCGGCCACGTGGACCACCGAGGCCAACGCGTCGATCCTGGCCCGGATGGCCCTGTATGCCGAGCACCGGATCGTTCCGCACTTCGTCCCGCGCGTCGCGCAGGCCGCCGCGCTCGCCCGGCTGGCCGACAGCGCCCGCGAGCTGCTCGGCCGCGCCGAGGAGGGGACGACCCGCTCGCTCGCCGCGGCGCGGCTCCTCGCGGGGACCAGCGACGACGAGACCCTGCTGCGCGCCTGGGCCGGGGGGTCGGGCCTGCCCCACGGTCTCGAGGACGACGGTGACTTCCGCTGGATCGTCGTGCGCAACCTCGCGGCCCGCGGCCTCATCGGCGCCTCGGCGGTCGACGCGTACCGGGCGAAGGACGACACCCTGCAGGGTGGGCTCAACGCCCTGATGTGCCGGGCTGCGCTCCCCGCGCCGGCGGCGAAGGCCTGGGCGTGGGAGCAGCTGACCGGCCGGCACGGACGCTCGAACTACGAGATGGTCCACCTCGCCCGCGGGCTGTGGATGTCGCCCGACGACGCACTCGTGGCCGGCTACGTCGACCGGTTCTTCCGCGACGTCCCGGCGATGTCCGGGTGGGTCGGCGAGGACGCACTCTCCCGCGTCGTGCTCGCGGCCTTCCCCAAGATCTTCACTGCTGAGACCGGGGTCCGCAGCTCCGCCGCGCTCCGCCGCGAGGACCTCACCCCAGGGGTGCGCCGGTCGCTCGTCGACGCCGACGCCGAGCTGCGCGAGGCCCTGGCGTCACGCGCGGCCTTCGCCACCGACTTCCGGACGCCCGTCTCCTGA
- a CDS encoding VOC family protein — MITAVHTLIYSDDAPATRAFLRDVLQWRYVSDAVPEGEPEWLIFRTGPSEVGVHPTGGSDPATHTSRHHSISLMCDDLDSTMAELASRGAQFATDPVDARFGRIVFMSVPGADDIMLYQPQHAVAYSLED, encoded by the coding sequence ATGATCACCGCGGTGCACACGCTCATCTACTCGGACGACGCTCCCGCCACCCGGGCGTTCCTGCGGGACGTGCTCCAATGGCGCTACGTCAGCGACGCGGTCCCCGAGGGCGAGCCGGAGTGGCTCATCTTCCGGACCGGCCCGAGCGAGGTGGGGGTGCATCCCACGGGAGGCTCCGATCCGGCCACGCACACGTCGCGCCACCACTCGATCTCGCTGATGTGCGACGACCTTGACTCGACGATGGCCGAGCTCGCTTCGCGCGGCGCGCAGTTCGCGACGGACCCGGTGGACGCGAGGTTCGGGCGCATCGTCTTCATGAGCGTCCCGGGGGCCGACGACATCATGCTCTACCAGCCGCAGCACGCGGTCGCGTACTCGCTGGAGGACTGA
- a CDS encoding SDR family NAD(P)-dependent oxidoreductase, with translation MTEPAPVDPPEPARLEPEDVQTALRVLAVVPSLDVDDPDFEALKRAASLMYKRLKKDRRNAKTWAERKADRQVIESTATGSPLRIDDETKGIPLVSSAEGAYAGELVTPRGCYICKRDYTLVDAFYHWLCPECARTSHAKRDQRTDLSGRRALLTGGRAKIGMYIALRLLRDGAHTTITTRFPRDAVRRFSSLEDSADWIHRLKVVGIDLRDPTQVVALADEVAAAGPLDILINNAAQTVRRSPGAYRQLVDAESAPLPEDVALPEMVTFDRVSEAHPAAIAGALEQHAVAHHEGEPVADAVAAQTAASLTALALSGKAMSAGHASLEAHLAGTAVDAGGLLPDLQRTNSWTQKVEEVDPLELLEVQLCNSTAPFILVSRLRPAMRAAVRAGARRAYVVNVSAMEGQFGGRRYKGPGHPHTNMAKAALNMLTRTSAGEMFETDRILMTAVDTGWITDERPHDDKLRIAAEGWHAPLDLVDGAARVYDPIVRGESGEDLYGCFVKDYEPSAW, from the coding sequence GTGACCGAGCCCGCCCCCGTCGACCCTCCGGAGCCCGCCCGTCTGGAGCCGGAGGACGTGCAGACCGCCCTGCGCGTCCTCGCCGTCGTCCCGTCGCTCGACGTCGACGACCCGGACTTCGAGGCGCTCAAGCGGGCCGCCTCGCTGATGTACAAACGGCTCAAGAAGGACCGGCGCAACGCCAAGACCTGGGCCGAGCGCAAGGCGGACCGCCAGGTCATCGAGTCGACCGCCACGGGTTCACCGCTGCGGATCGACGACGAGACCAAGGGAATCCCGCTCGTGTCGAGCGCGGAGGGCGCGTATGCGGGTGAGCTGGTCACCCCCCGTGGCTGCTACATCTGCAAGCGCGACTACACGCTCGTCGACGCGTTCTACCACTGGCTCTGCCCGGAGTGCGCCCGCACGAGCCACGCCAAGCGCGACCAGCGCACCGACCTCAGCGGGCGCCGCGCCCTGCTCACCGGAGGCCGCGCCAAGATCGGCATGTACATCGCCCTGCGCCTCCTGCGCGATGGCGCCCACACGACGATCACGACCCGGTTCCCCAGGGACGCGGTGCGCCGGTTCTCCTCGCTCGAGGACAGCGCCGACTGGATCCACCGGCTCAAGGTGGTCGGCATCGACCTGCGCGACCCCACCCAGGTCGTCGCCCTCGCGGACGAGGTGGCGGCCGCGGGGCCCCTCGACATCCTCATCAACAACGCAGCCCAGACCGTCCGTCGTTCGCCCGGGGCCTACCGCCAACTCGTCGACGCCGAGTCCGCCCCACTCCCGGAGGACGTCGCGCTGCCGGAGATGGTCACGTTCGACCGGGTCAGCGAAGCGCATCCGGCTGCCATCGCGGGCGCTCTGGAGCAGCACGCGGTGGCGCACCACGAGGGCGAGCCCGTCGCTGACGCGGTCGCTGCGCAGACGGCCGCGTCGCTCACCGCGCTGGCGCTCAGCGGCAAGGCCATGTCGGCGGGGCACGCCAGCCTCGAGGCGCACCTCGCCGGAACGGCCGTCGACGCGGGCGGGCTGCTCCCCGACCTGCAGCGCACCAACTCCTGGACGCAGAAGGTCGAGGAGGTCGACCCGCTCGAGCTGCTCGAGGTGCAGCTGTGCAACTCGACCGCGCCGTTCATCCTCGTCAGCAGGCTGCGCCCCGCCATGCGCGCCGCGGTCCGGGCCGGGGCGAGGCGGGCCTACGTCGTCAACGTGTCCGCGATGGAGGGGCAGTTCGGCGGCCGCCGGTACAAGGGCCCGGGGCACCCGCACACGAACATGGCCAAGGCCGCGCTCAACATGCTCACGCGCACCAGCGCCGGGGAGATGTTCGAGACCGACCGGATCCTCATGACGGCCGTCGACACCGGCTGGATCACCGACGAACGACCGCACGACGACAAGCTGCGGATCGCCGCGGAGGGCTGGCACGCCCCGCTCGACCTCGTCGACGGCGCGGCCCGCGTCTACGACCCGATCGTCCGCGGAGAGTCCGGCGAGGACCTCTACGGCTGCTTCGTCAAGGACTACGAGCCCAGCGCCTGGTGA
- a CDS encoding S1C family serine protease, with the protein MTLSPRDTQHLPEVGRTQEILATSAQPRTDSPSATPAGSSGAFGNTLTAGVTSPTTGPTAGRTPGTTLGTTPGTTPGTTPGTTPGTTPAWGPPTAPSHPVEGPTGQQPRSGRGLGQTAAVALLAAVLASGGTYALTQTDEPQTPPATTSASSQQGSSPTVIQRDAAAPDWSAVAKAVAPSVVSIELANGAGSGVVYDKQGHIVTNNHVVEGAQGGGAIQVTLSDGRTYGASVVGTDPSTDLAVIKLDSAPDDLTPITLGDSDTLAVGNPVMAIGNPLGLSGTVTTGIISALDRPVTTGSSATSPFGNPGSAEPVVTNAIQTSAAINPGNSGGALVDAEGKLIGINSSIAQLGASQGGQSGNIGIGFAIPVGEVKSIAGQLIADGTAEHAFLGVSARDTVTQDGAAKRAGALIAELTDGAPARDAGIRKGDVVVALDGQTVDSSTALVAQIRERTAGEKVTLTIIRDGKRQDVSVTLAAKPTS; encoded by the coding sequence ATGACGCTCTCACCGCGCGACACGCAGCACCTGCCCGAGGTGGGCCGGACCCAGGAGATCCTTGCCACGTCTGCTCAGCCGCGCACGGACTCGCCGTCAGCGACCCCCGCCGGCAGCAGCGGAGCGTTCGGGAACACCCTGACCGCAGGCGTCACGAGCCCGACGACCGGTCCGACCGCGGGGAGGACACCGGGGACGACACTGGGGACGACACCGGGGACGACACCGGGGACGACACCGGGGACGACACCCGGCACGACACCCGCGTGGGGTCCCCCCACGGCCCCGTCCCACCCGGTCGAGGGCCCGACCGGCCAACAGCCGCGCAGCGGCCGGGGTCTCGGCCAGACCGCCGCGGTCGCCCTGCTGGCTGCGGTGCTCGCGAGCGGCGGCACCTACGCCCTGACCCAGACGGACGAGCCCCAGACCCCACCGGCCACCACCTCCGCATCGAGCCAGCAGGGGTCCTCCCCCACCGTCATCCAGCGCGATGCCGCCGCTCCGGACTGGTCGGCCGTCGCCAAGGCCGTCGCCCCCAGCGTCGTCAGCATCGAGCTGGCGAACGGTGCAGGGTCCGGAGTCGTCTACGACAAGCAGGGCCACATCGTGACGAACAACCACGTCGTCGAGGGCGCCCAGGGTGGCGGGGCCATCCAGGTGACCCTCTCGGACGGCCGCACGTACGGTGCGTCCGTCGTCGGGACCGACCCGTCGACCGACTTGGCCGTCATCAAGCTCGACTCGGCGCCCGACGACCTCACCCCGATCACGCTGGGCGACTCCGACACGCTCGCGGTGGGCAACCCGGTGATGGCGATCGGAAACCCGCTCGGCCTGTCCGGGACGGTCACCACCGGCATCATCAGCGCCCTCGACCGTCCGGTCACCACCGGGTCGTCCGCCACGTCACCGTTCGGCAACCCGGGCTCGGCCGAACCGGTCGTCACGAACGCGATCCAGACGTCGGCCGCCATCAACCCGGGCAACTCGGGCGGCGCCCTCGTCGACGCGGAGGGCAAGCTCATCGGGATCAACAGCTCGATCGCCCAGCTGGGCGCGAGCCAGGGCGGCCAGAGCGGCAACATCGGCATCGGCTTCGCGATCCCGGTGGGCGAGGTGAAGTCCATCGCCGGGCAGCTCATCGCCGACGGCACGGCGGAGCACGCCTTCCTCGGCGTCAGCGCCCGGGACACCGTCACCCAGGACGGTGCGGCCAAACGGGCCGGTGCCCTGATCGCCGAGCTGACCGACGGCGCGCCGGCAAGGGACGCCGGGATCCGCAAGGGTGACGTCGTCGTGGCCCTCGACGGCCAGACGGTGGACTCGTCGACCGCGCTCGTCGCGCAGATCCGCGAGCGCACCGCCGGCGAGAAGGTGACGTTGACGATCATCCGCGACGGCAAGCGCCAGGACGTCTCCGTGACGTTGGCGGCCAAGCCGACGAGCTGA
- a CDS encoding sensor histidine kinase, whose protein sequence is MRALTLRWRLLGVALGLILVALASTIVILGVLLDRYLMQQARQELEFYGTSVAQLQLKEYRAASSPLPSGFTLRLILEGTDEQVSLGEAFREPTKPNIPVIHPDDPRIGKTLVLDSTDGTIEWLALPMTDVQREATLVVALPLRQLHATVNQVVVFASAIGVLVLLSCAGLGWFLIRQTFRPLTRIEDTAAAIAAGDLTRRVDVPDTDDEVASLSRSLNAMLTRIEQSFAAREANEEEMRRFIADASHELRTPLAAVSGYAELYRHGGLPTEEAVTGAMARIENESHRMRGLVEDLLTLARLDGDRPLELQTVDLAVLAAEAAQDAQTIAPDRLVTVGGIDGPLRPTELVADDRQLRQVVTNLVTNARIHTTPSTPIEIQVGAGGPGGVTLRVRDHGQGIPMADRDRVFERFYRADRARSRGGGAGSGLGLAIVGAIVAAHRGTVRVEETPGGGATFVVELPTH, encoded by the coding sequence ATGCGAGCCCTCACGCTGCGCTGGCGGCTCCTCGGTGTTGCCCTCGGTCTCATCCTCGTGGCGTTGGCCTCGACGATCGTCATCCTCGGGGTCCTGCTCGACCGCTACCTCATGCAGCAGGCCCGGCAGGAGCTCGAGTTCTACGGCACGAGTGTCGCCCAGCTGCAGCTCAAGGAGTACCGGGCGGCGAGCTCACCGCTCCCGAGCGGCTTCACGCTGCGGCTGATCCTCGAGGGCACCGACGAGCAGGTCTCACTCGGCGAGGCGTTCCGGGAGCCGACGAAGCCCAACATCCCCGTCATCCACCCGGACGACCCACGGATCGGGAAGACCCTCGTGCTCGACTCGACCGACGGGACGATCGAGTGGCTCGCTCTTCCCATGACCGACGTGCAGCGCGAGGCGACCCTGGTCGTCGCCCTGCCCCTGCGCCAGCTGCACGCAACGGTCAACCAGGTGGTCGTCTTCGCGAGTGCCATCGGCGTGCTCGTGCTGCTCAGCTGCGCTGGCCTCGGGTGGTTCCTGATCCGGCAGACCTTCCGGCCCCTGACGCGCATCGAGGACACCGCGGCGGCGATCGCCGCGGGTGACCTCACGCGGCGCGTCGACGTCCCCGACACCGACGACGAGGTCGCCTCCCTGTCGCGGTCGCTCAACGCGATGCTCACGCGGATCGAGCAGAGCTTCGCGGCGCGGGAGGCCAACGAGGAGGAGATGCGCCGGTTCATCGCCGACGCCTCGCACGAGCTGCGCACCCCCCTCGCGGCGGTCTCCGGCTACGCCGAGCTCTACCGACACGGCGGCCTTCCGACGGAGGAGGCGGTGACCGGCGCCATGGCGCGGATCGAGAACGAGAGCCACCGGATGCGTGGGCTCGTCGAGGACCTCCTGACGTTGGCGCGGCTCGACGGCGACCGGCCCCTCGAGCTGCAGACCGTCGACCTCGCCGTCCTCGCGGCAGAGGCCGCTCAGGACGCCCAGACGATCGCCCCCGACCGGCTCGTGACCGTCGGTGGCATCGACGGACCACTGCGGCCGACCGAGCTCGTCGCCGACGACCGCCAGCTGCGCCAGGTCGTGACCAACCTCGTCACCAACGCGCGGATCCACACCACGCCCTCGACGCCCATCGAGATCCAGGTCGGGGCCGGCGGGCCGGGCGGGGTGACGCTCCGGGTGCGCGACCACGGCCAGGGGATCCCCATGGCGGACCGCGACCGGGTCTTCGAGCGCTTCTACCGCGCCGACCGCGCCCGGAGCCGGGGCGGCGGGGCGGGCAGCGGACTCGGGCTCGCCATCGTCGGCGCCATCGTCGCGGCCCACCGCGGGACCGTCCGGGTCGAGGAGACGCCGGGCGGCGGCGCGACCTTCGTCGTCGAGCTGCCGACCCACTGA
- a CDS encoding response regulator transcription factor: MTSSPTPAPEARLLVVEDEPNIRELLSTSLRFAGFDVRTADDGETALRLAEEYHPDLVVLDVMLPDVDGFEVTRRLRERGREQAVLFLTARDEVRDKVHGLTVGGDDYVTKPFSLEEVVARIRAVLRRTGSTVDESATLRFHDLELNEDSHEVRRAGRVVELSPTEFKLLRYLLLNPNRVVSKLQILDHVWDYDFRGESGIVESYISYLRRKIDADGPPLIHTKRGVGYVLRVPPESPTT, encoded by the coding sequence GTGACCTCCTCCCCCACGCCCGCGCCCGAGGCCCGACTGCTCGTCGTCGAGGACGAGCCCAACATCCGTGAGCTGCTCTCGACCTCGCTGCGGTTCGCCGGTTTCGACGTCCGCACGGCGGACGACGGCGAGACCGCCCTGCGGCTCGCCGAGGAGTACCACCCGGACCTCGTCGTCCTCGACGTCATGCTGCCCGACGTCGACGGGTTCGAGGTGACTCGACGGCTCCGCGAGCGCGGTCGGGAGCAGGCGGTGCTGTTCCTCACCGCGCGGGACGAGGTCCGGGACAAGGTCCACGGCCTCACCGTCGGTGGCGACGACTACGTCACGAAGCCCTTCAGCCTCGAGGAGGTCGTCGCGCGGATCCGAGCCGTGCTGCGGCGAACGGGCAGCACGGTGGACGAGTCGGCCACGCTCCGCTTCCACGACCTCGAGCTCAACGAGGACTCGCACGAGGTGCGGCGAGCCGGCCGGGTCGTCGAGCTGTCGCCCACCGAGTTCAAGCTGCTCCGCTACCTGCTCCTCAATCCCAACCGCGTCGTGTCCAAGCTGCAGATCCTCGACCATGTGTGGGACTACGACTTCCGCGGTGAGTCCGGGATCGTCGAGTCGTACATCTCCTACCTGCGCCGCAAGATCGACGCGGACGGCCCGCCACTCATCCACACCAAGCGAGGCGTGGGGTACGTTCTGCGGGTCCCACCCGAGTCGCCGACGACCTGA
- a CDS encoding ABC transporter ATP-binding protein, which translates to MSVTNAQNITVQTIGVGHSYSGRVALTGIDLSLTSGTTALVGVNGAGKSTLLRTLAGAQQPDMGSVRVAGLDPYHRRDRRAALIRVALMPQTATFPGNMTVHEVVSFVGWMRGLASRTAGRRAADVIERVGLATRSADRMKSLSGGMARRVALAQALVSAPDVLLLDEPSTGLDPEQRRAMVLLIRDLDATVLFSSHIIEDVLDVAERVVVLESGRVIFDDALTALAAAGAAAGRCGSGASDLEAGFLRLVSRSRGRES; encoded by the coding sequence ATGAGTGTGACGAACGCACAGAACATCACGGTGCAGACGATCGGAGTAGGTCATTCCTACTCAGGCAGGGTCGCCCTGACGGGGATCGACCTCTCGTTGACCTCAGGCACAACCGCCTTGGTCGGCGTCAACGGCGCAGGCAAGTCGACTCTCCTCAGGACGCTCGCCGGTGCTCAGCAGCCGGACATGGGTTCGGTTCGGGTCGCGGGCCTCGACCCCTACCACCGACGAGATCGGCGCGCCGCCCTGATCCGTGTGGCCCTCATGCCACAGACGGCTACGTTCCCGGGGAACATGACGGTGCACGAGGTTGTCTCATTCGTGGGATGGATGCGCGGACTCGCCTCCCGGACCGCGGGTCGGCGAGCGGCGGACGTCATCGAGCGCGTGGGTCTGGCCACCCGCTCCGCAGATCGGATGAAGAGCCTGTCCGGCGGCATGGCCCGGCGTGTCGCTCTGGCGCAGGCCCTCGTGAGCGCGCCCGATGTGCTGCTCCTCGACGAGCCGAGCACCGGCCTCGATCCGGAGCAGCGCCGAGCGATGGTGCTCCTGATCAGGGACTTGGATGCGACGGTGCTCTTCAGCAGCCACATCATCGAGGATGTCCTGGACGTCGCGGAACGCGTCGTCGTCCTCGAGTCTGGCCGCGTGATCTTCGATGACGCCCTGACCGCGCTCGCTGCAGCGGGGGCGGCAGCCGGTCGGTGCGGGTCCGGGGCGAGCGACCTGGAGGCGGGCTTCCTTCGATTGGTTTCGCGGAGTCGAGGGAGGGAGTCGTGA
- a CDS encoding DNA repair helicase XPB, protein MNDGPLIVQSDKTLLLEVDHPRAEEARRAIAPFAELERAPEHVHTYRVTPLGLWNARAAGHDAEQVVDALITFSRYAVPHALLVDIADTMDRYGRLTLEKEGFADSAEGTRLVLRTTDRPVLEEVLRHKKIQPLLGERIDDLAVVVHPSERGHLKQELLKVGWPAEDLAGYVDGEAHPIDLRQDDWHLRPYQQQAVDGFWHGGSGVVVLPCGAGKTLVGAGAMAAAKATTLILVTNTVSARQWKDELIRRTSLTEEEIGEYSGARKEIRPVTIATYQVLTTRRKGAYTHLDLLDARDWGLVVYDEVHLLPAPIFRMTADLQARRRLGLTATLVREDGRESDVFSLIGPKRFDAPWKDIEAQGYIAPADCVEVRVTLPDSLRLAYATAEPEDRYRLASCADAKLAVVEQLAQRHTAEPTLIIGQYLDQLHEIAERLDADVITGETTVRERQRLYDAFRRGEITRLVVSKVANFSIDLPEASVAIQVSGTFGSRQEEAQRLGRVLRPKGDGRTAHFYTVVARDTVDADFAAHRQRFLAEQGYSYRIVDATDL, encoded by the coding sequence ATGAATGACGGACCCCTGATCGTCCAGAGCGACAAGACCCTGCTCCTCGAGGTCGACCACCCGCGCGCCGAGGAGGCGCGCCGGGCCATCGCGCCCTTCGCCGAGCTCGAGCGCGCCCCGGAGCACGTCCACACCTACCGGGTCACGCCGCTCGGCCTGTGGAACGCCCGCGCAGCCGGCCACGACGCGGAGCAGGTCGTCGACGCGCTCATCACCTTCAGCCGCTACGCCGTCCCGCACGCACTCCTCGTCGACATCGCCGACACCATGGATCGCTACGGCCGCCTCACCCTCGAGAAGGAGGGTTTCGCCGACAGTGCGGAGGGCACCCGTCTGGTGCTGCGCACCACGGACCGTCCCGTCCTCGAGGAGGTCCTGCGCCACAAGAAGATCCAGCCGCTGCTCGGTGAGCGCATCGACGACCTCGCGGTCGTCGTCCACCCGAGCGAGCGCGGCCACCTCAAGCAGGAGCTGCTCAAGGTCGGCTGGCCGGCCGAGGACCTCGCCGGCTACGTCGACGGCGAGGCGCACCCCATCGACCTGAGGCAGGACGACTGGCACCTCCGGCCCTACCAGCAGCAGGCGGTCGACGGCTTCTGGCACGGCGGATCGGGCGTGGTCGTCCTCCCCTGCGGCGCCGGCAAGACGCTCGTGGGCGCCGGCGCGATGGCCGCGGCGAAGGCCACCACCCTCATCCTCGTCACCAACACCGTCAGCGCCCGGCAGTGGAAGGACGAGCTGATCCGCCGCACCTCACTGACCGAGGAGGAGATCGGCGAGTACTCCGGCGCCCGCAAGGAGATCCGCCCGGTCACCATCGCGACCTACCAGGTGCTGACGACTCGGCGGAAGGGCGCCTACACGCACCTCGACCTGCTCGATGCCCGAGACTGGGGCCTTGTCGTCTATGACGAGGTGCACCTGCTCCCGGCGCCGATCTTCCGGATGACCGCGGACCTCCAGGCCCGTCGACGGCTCGGCCTCACCGCCACGCTCGTCCGGGAGGACGGCCGCGAGTCAGACGTCTTCAGCCTCATCGGGCCCAAGCGCTTCGACGCACCGTGGAAGGACATCGAGGCGCAGGGCTACATCGCGCCGGCCGACTGCGTCGAGGTCCGGGTCACCCTGCCTGACTCGCTCCGACTCGCCTACGCGACCGCCGAACCGGAGGACCGCTACCGGCTGGCGAGCTGCGCCGACGCGAAGCTCGCGGTCGTCGAGCAGCTGGCCCAGCGGCATACGGCGGAGCCAACCCTCATCATCGGCCAGTACCTCGACCAGCTCCACGAGATCGCCGAGCGGCTCGACGCCGACGTCATCACCGGCGAGACGACGGTCCGGGAACGCCAGCGGCTCTACGACGCGTTCCGCCGGGGCGAGATCACCCGCCTCGTCGTCTCGAAGGTGGCCAACTTCTCGATCGACCTGCCCGAGGCGAGCGTGGCGATCCAGGTCAGCGGGACGTTCGGCTCCCGCCAGGAGGAGGCGCAACGGCTCGGGCGCGTGTTGCGCCCCAAGGGCGACGGGCGGACGGCGCACTTCTACACCGTGGTCGCCCGGGACACCGTCGACGCGGACTTCGCGGCCCACCGCCAGCGGTTCCTCGCCGAGCAGGGCTATTCCTACCGGATCGTCGACGCCACCGACCTCTGA